In one Silene latifolia isolate original U9 population chromosome 10, ASM4854445v1, whole genome shotgun sequence genomic region, the following are encoded:
- the LOC141604819 gene encoding uncharacterized protein LOC141604819 isoform X3, with the protein MKQLMRNNNNNNRDDKDVFEFDEDEFPDGCDHWSKIRAKFSNPNSKNHDVSEPVIQIKEVLTVTLDDNDHYCTDDIPADALDSAHKAGLKESEDLYSMSDRVVKQSSGFIDCNAEQKVSPCCRQIRDSTPLELFPRNGHVCTMIPDSPCCDDPVYFGDSDENDVVQESPSSTPTSELEEDNVAAVGQAQCQSVGGLEMQPPRDIPPAASTTPAPRQQPASTISHHTTAASSSTSSHQAATAEGNQQTDSSQQHQQRNEHVFLRKRMKKRLTTSLDTTPCEEDDVIPSPVIQPKQKRLTNLEKNQICQSMTLNFQGRKLKHGLINQLSTDYGVTRVTISRIWKMVRTQVKGGQVVNLNRKYKGSISRYKGSISKSKQKRLTNLEKNQICQSMTLNFQGGKLKHGLINQLSTDYGVTRVTISRIWKMVRTQVKGGQVVNLNRKYKGSISRYKGSISKYKGKGSISKYKGSISKYKGSISTRVIDSKKGVMETIIVRTDYVTYGDKYFPASLILFSKDSVKIKARTVEEESADSSSDWKIDDILKIETQWSSTTVAKVRILLLANNDVHVEIANGTSGNELVEFLASNWSEHQEQIMSLDVRYNALLSMGINMQNCNGDVVPYEDYEYSSDPYIPNFEEPFEEVVYPKGERDAVSVRKSDVDLLLPDVFINDTIIDFYITYLKNGIPHERRDNFHFFSCFFFRKLADLDKNPSSVFDGKAAFQRVQRWTRKINIFEKDYIFIPVNYNLHWSLIILCHPGEVANFNDENINEALKVPCILHMDSIRGSHAGLKDHFQSYLLEEWKERQKETSEDVYLKFLDLRFLSLELPQQENYSDCGLFLLHYAELFINEAPQNFSPFRINKFDHFLRPNWFIPAEASLKRVYIQRLIHELLKSLSHECASPPKNDFSHSPALPVNKENDDGIEIISEKESLDKSWKGSSLYSQSVQGMDMSVLDMPIYRPSHRVNSSGLGMTELLEQQSQRYDRGASLGQLGFSTSTIREEEGNEHLIHSIMGQTGHQPTDQVGDSHMNCSSRDFDQTISWNSDSSYQVEPEDLSSSSESHSCDDSSDTRILEFANGIQSIDPCSNENTDLSKENMNSPEGFASASSDMMETPAEDSQELAEKYGSHDQDDPSLSNPEHEVEGSQELVSISLSGVDDKLAVEDGKTEDDEVVAAADVDNLVVEDSESEDDEILMGADADNLAVEHSKSEDDEIVTGADRVVEDSPDKPRPAKRLRVSPSPDEEDRV; encoded by the exons ATGAAGCAATTAAtgcgtaataataataataataatcgagaCGATAaagatgtgtttgagtttgatgAAGATGAATTTCCTGATGGTTGTGATCATTGGTCGAAAATCCGTGCTAAATTTTCAAACCCTAATTCCAAGAATCACG acGTATCTGAGCCTGTCATTCAGATCAAGGAAGTCCTAACGGTTACACTTGATGATAATGATCACTATTGCACAGATGATATCCCAGCTGATGCTCTAGATTCAGCACATAAAGCTGGCCTCAAAGAATCAGAGGATCTCTATTCAATGTCAGACAGGGTTGTAAAACAGAGTTCTGGATTTATTGACTGCAATGCCGAACAGAAAGTTTCACCCTGTTGTAGGCAAATTAGAGATTCCACTCCACTTGAACTTTTCCCTAGAAATGGTCACGTTTGCACTATGATCCCAGACTCTCCATGCTGT GACGACCCGGTTTATTTTGGAGATTCTGATGAAAATGATGTGGTTCAGGAGAGTCCCTCTTCCACTCCTACTTCTGAGCTGGAAGAGGATAATG TTGCAGCTGTTGGACAAGCTCAGTGCCAATCAGTTGGCGGTTTGGAAATG CAGCCACCACGAGACATACCACCAGCAGCTTCTACCACACCAGCACCAAGACAGCAACCTGCATCCACCATCAGCCACCACACAACAGCCGCCAGCAGCAGCACAAGCAGCCATCAAGCAGCAACAGCAGAGGGCAACCAACAGACAGACAGCAGTCAACAACACCAACAAAGAAATGAACATGTATTTTTAAGAAAACGGATGAAAAAACGGCTTACCACTTCCTTGGATACAACGCCATGTGAGGAGGATGATGTTATTCCATCACCAGTCATTCAGCCTAAGCAAAAAAGGCTCACAAACTTGGAAAAAAATCAGATTTGTCAAAGTATGACGTTAAACTTCCAAGGTAGAAAACTCAAACATGGTTTAATTAATCAATTGAGTACTGATTATGGTGTCACAAGAGTCACCATTAGCAGAATTTGGAAAATGGTGCGCACACAAGTCAAAGGTGGTCAAGTGGTTAATCTTAACAGAAAGTACAAAGGCTCGATATCAAGATACAAAGGCTCGATATCAAAGTCTAAGCAAAAAAGGCTCACAAACTTGGAAAAAAATCAGATTTGTCAAAGTATGACGTTAAACTTCCAAGGTGGAAAACTCAAACATGGTTTAATTAATCAATTGAGTACTGATTATGGTGTCACAAGAGTCACCATTAGCAGAATTTGGAAAATGGTGCGCACACAAGTCAAAGGTGGTCAAGTGGTTAATCTTAACAGAAAGTACAAAGGCTCGATATCAAGATACAAAGGCTCGATATCAAAGTACAAAGGAAAAGGCTCGATATCAAAGTACAAAGGCTCGATATCGAAGTACAAAGGCTCGATATCAACACGAGTCATCGACTCGAAAAAG GGTGTAATGGAAACTATAATTGTTCGCACCGATTATGTTACATACGGTGACAAATATTTTCCAGCATCCCTGATATTGTTCTCAAAAGATTCAGTAAAAATTAAGGCACGGACAGTGGAAGAGGAGTCAGCAGATTCTAGCTCTGACTGGAAAATTGATGATATTCTTAAAATCGAGACTCAGTGGAGTAGCACG ACTGTCGCAAAAGTGAGGATCCTACTGTTGGCAAATAACGATGTGCATGTAGAAATTGCAAATGGAACCTCAG GTAATGAATTGGTGGAATTTTTGGCTTCCAATTGGTCTGAGCATCAAGAGCAGATTATGTCATTGGATGTGAGATATAATGCTCTTTTGAGCATGGGGATTAA CATGCAAAATTGCAATGGAGATGTAGTTCCATATGAGGATTATGAGTATTCTTCTGATCCTTACATTCCCAA TTTCGAGGAGCCTTTCGAAGAAGTTGTCTATCCGAAAGGTGAAAGGGATGCTGTGTCTGTCAGAAAGAGTGATGTTGATCTATTGCTGCCCGACGTCTTCATTAATGATACAATTATTGACTTCTACATCAC GTACTTAAAGAATGGAATTCCTCATGAACGACGggataattttcatttttttagttGCTTCTTCTTCCGAAAGCTGGCCGATCTAGATAAAAACCCTTCCAGTGTTTTTGACGGCAAGGCTGCTTTTCAGCGCGTTCAACGGTGGACAaggaaaataaatatttttgagaAGGACTACATATTCATTCCAGTTAACTACAA TCTACACTGGAGTTTAATAATCTTATGTCATCCTGGTGAAGTTGCCAACTTCAATG ATGAAAACATTAATGAAGCTTTAAAGGTTCCATGTATATTGCATATGGATTCTATCAGAGGAAGTCACGCAGGGTTGAAGGATCATTTTCAGAG TTATCTATTGGAAGAGTGGAAAGAAAGGCAAAAGGAGACTTCCGAGGATGTCTATTTAAAATTTTTAGATCTACGGTTTCTTTCACTTGAG CTGCCACAGCAAGAGAATTACTCCGATTGTGGTCTCTTCTTACTTCATTATGCTGAACTTTTTATTAATGAAGCACCTCAGAACTTCAGTCCATTTCGAATCAACAAGTTTGACCATTTT CTAAGGCCGAACTGGTTTATCCCTGCCGAAGCATCTCTTAAGCGTGTCTATATCCAGAGGTTGATACATGAACTTCTGAAAAGTCTCTCCCATGAATGTGCTTCACCTCCTAAAAACGATTTCTCACATTCACCAGCATTGCCAGTAAATAAAGAAAATGACGATGGCATAGAAATTATATCTGAGAAAGAAAGCCTAGATAAATCTTGGAAGGGAAGTTCTTTGTATTCGCAATCAGTTCAGGGAATGGACATGAGTGTGCTTGATATGCCAATATATAGGCCGTCTCATCGTGTCAATAGCTCAGGATTGGGTATGACAGAGCTCCTTGAGCAGCAGAGTCAACGTTATGATCGAGGAGCATCCCTTGGGCAGCTAGGATTTTCTACGTCAACCATCAGG GAGGAAGAAGGCAATGAGCATCTCATTCATTCCATTATGGGCCAAACTGGACATCAGCCAACTGACCAAGTGGGAGATTCTCATATGAATTGTTCATCTAGAGATTTTGATCAAACAATTTCTTGGAACTCGGATTCGTCGTATCAAGTGGAACCCGAGGATCTTTCATCATCCTCGGAATCTCATTCTTGTGACGATTCTTCAGACACTAGGATACTTGAATTTGCCAATGGAATACAAAGTATAGATCCATGTTCAAATGAGAATACGGATCTATCAAAGGAAAATATGAATAGTCCAGAAGGCTTTGCTTCTGCCTCCAGTGATATGATGGAGACCCCAGCCGAAGACTCTCAAGAATTAGCCGAGAAGTATGGAAGCCACGATCAGGACGACCCATCTCTCTCCAACCCAGAACATGAGGTTGAGGGTTCACAAGAACTCGTATCTATTTCACTTTCAGGTGTCGACGATAAGTTGGCAGTTGAGGATGGTAAAACTGAGGATGATGAAGTTGTTGCAGCTGCTGACGTAGATAATTTGGTAGTCGAGGACAGTGAAAGTGAGGATGATGAAATTCTTATGGGTGCTGACGCAGATAATTTGGCAGTCGAGCACAGTAAAAGTGAGGATGATGAAATTGTTACGGGTGCTGACAGGGTAGTTGAGGATTCTCCAGATAAGCCAAGACCTGCAAAAAGATTGCGGGTTTCACCATCACCTGACGAGGAAGACCGTGTATGA
- the LOC141604819 gene encoding uncharacterized protein LOC141604819 isoform X6, whose product MKQLMRNNNNNNRDDKDVFEFDEDEFPDGCDHWSKIRAKFSNPNSKNHDDIPADALDSAHKAGLKESEDLYSMSDRVVKQSSGFIDCNAEQKVSPCCRQIRDSTPLELFPRNGHVCTMIPDSPCCDDPVYFGDSDENDVVQESPSSTPTSELEEDNVAAVGQAQCQSVGGLEMKKMSENTYCGGLTPFRPLRPSYSTAHNLNSTQQPPRDIPPAASTTPAPRQQPASTISHHTTAASSSTSSHQAATAEGNQQTDSSQQHQQRNEHVFLRKRMKKRLTTSLDTTPCEEDDVIPSPVIQPKQKRLTNLEKNQICQSMTLNFQGRKLKHGLINQLSTDYGVTRVTISRIWKMVRTQVKGGQVVNLNRKYKGSISRYKGSISKSKKYKGSISRYKGSISKYKGKGSISKYKGSISKYKGSISTRVIDSKKGVMETIIVRTDYVTYGDKYFPASLILFSKDSVKIKARTVEEESADSSSDWKIDDILKIETQWSSTTVAKVRILLLANNDVHVEIANGTSGNELVEFLASNWSEHQEQIMSLDVRYNALLSMGINMQNCNGDVVPYEDYEYSSDPYIPNFEEPFEEVVYPKGERDAVSVRKSDVDLLLPDVFINDTIIDFYITYLKNGIPHERRDNFHFFSCFFFRKLADLDKNPSSVFDGKAAFQRVQRWTRKINIFEKDYIFIPVNYNLHWSLIILCHPGEVANFNDENINEALKVPCILHMDSIRGSHAGLKDHFQSYLLEEWKERQKETSEDVYLKFLDLRFLSLELPQQENYSDCGLFLLHYAELFINEAPQNFSPFRINKFDHFLRPNWFIPAEASLKRVYIQRLIHELLKSLSHECASPPKNDFSHSPALPVNKENDDGIEIISEKESLDKSWKGSSLYSQSVQGMDMSVLDMPIYRPSHRVNSSGLGMTELLEQQSQRYDRGASLGQLGFSTSTIREEEGNEHLIHSIMGQTGHQPTDQVGDSHMNCSSRDFDQTISWNSDSSYQVEPEDLSSSSESHSCDDSSDTRILEFANGIQSIDPCSNENTDLSKENMNSPEGFASASSDMMETPAEDSQELAEKYGSHDQDDPSLSNPEHEVEGSQELVSISLSGVDDKLAVEDGKTEDDEVVAAADVDNLVVEDSESEDDEILMGADADNLAVEHSKSEDDEIVTGADRVVEDSPDKPRPAKRLRVSPSPDEEDRV is encoded by the exons ATGAAGCAATTAAtgcgtaataataataataataatcgagaCGATAaagatgtgtttgagtttgatgAAGATGAATTTCCTGATGGTTGTGATCATTGGTCGAAAATCCGTGCTAAATTTTCAAACCCTAATTCCAAGAATCACG ATGATATCCCAGCTGATGCTCTAGATTCAGCACATAAAGCTGGCCTCAAAGAATCAGAGGATCTCTATTCAATGTCAGACAGGGTTGTAAAACAGAGTTCTGGATTTATTGACTGCAATGCCGAACAGAAAGTTTCACCCTGTTGTAGGCAAATTAGAGATTCCACTCCACTTGAACTTTTCCCTAGAAATGGTCACGTTTGCACTATGATCCCAGACTCTCCATGCTGT GACGACCCGGTTTATTTTGGAGATTCTGATGAAAATGATGTGGTTCAGGAGAGTCCCTCTTCCACTCCTACTTCTGAGCTGGAAGAGGATAATG TTGCAGCTGTTGGACAAGCTCAGTGCCAATCAGTTGGCGGTTTGGAAATG AAAAAAATGTCAGAAAATACATATTGTGGTGGTCTAACCCCATTTAGACCACTAAGACCATCCTACTCAACCGCACATAATCTAAACTCCACACAGCAGCCACCACGAGACATACCACCAGCAGCTTCTACCACACCAGCACCAAGACAGCAACCTGCATCCACCATCAGCCACCACACAACAGCCGCCAGCAGCAGCACAAGCAGCCATCAAGCAGCAACAGCAGAGGGCAACCAACAGACAGACAGCAGTCAACAACACCAACAAAGAAATGAACATGTATTTTTAAGAAAACGGATGAAAAAACGGCTTACCACTTCCTTGGATACAACGCCATGTGAGGAGGATGATGTTATTCCATCACCAGTCATTCAGCCTAAGCAAAAAAGGCTCACAAACTTGGAAAAAAATCAGATTTGTCAAAGTATGACGTTAAACTTCCAAGGTAGAAAACTCAAACATGGTTTAATTAATCAATTGAGTACTGATTATGGTGTCACAAGAGTCACCATTAGCAGAATTTGGAAAATGGTGCGCACACAAGTCAAAGGTGGTCAAGTGGTTAATCTTAACAGAAAGTACAAAGGCTCGATATCAAGATACAAAGGCTCGATATCAAAGTCTAA AAAGTACAAAGGCTCGATATCAAGATACAAAGGCTCGATATCAAAGTACAAAGGAAAAGGCTCGATATCAAAGTACAAAGGCTCGATATCGAAGTACAAAGGCTCGATATCAACACGAGTCATCGACTCGAAAAAG GGTGTAATGGAAACTATAATTGTTCGCACCGATTATGTTACATACGGTGACAAATATTTTCCAGCATCCCTGATATTGTTCTCAAAAGATTCAGTAAAAATTAAGGCACGGACAGTGGAAGAGGAGTCAGCAGATTCTAGCTCTGACTGGAAAATTGATGATATTCTTAAAATCGAGACTCAGTGGAGTAGCACG ACTGTCGCAAAAGTGAGGATCCTACTGTTGGCAAATAACGATGTGCATGTAGAAATTGCAAATGGAACCTCAG GTAATGAATTGGTGGAATTTTTGGCTTCCAATTGGTCTGAGCATCAAGAGCAGATTATGTCATTGGATGTGAGATATAATGCTCTTTTGAGCATGGGGATTAA CATGCAAAATTGCAATGGAGATGTAGTTCCATATGAGGATTATGAGTATTCTTCTGATCCTTACATTCCCAA TTTCGAGGAGCCTTTCGAAGAAGTTGTCTATCCGAAAGGTGAAAGGGATGCTGTGTCTGTCAGAAAGAGTGATGTTGATCTATTGCTGCCCGACGTCTTCATTAATGATACAATTATTGACTTCTACATCAC GTACTTAAAGAATGGAATTCCTCATGAACGACGggataattttcatttttttagttGCTTCTTCTTCCGAAAGCTGGCCGATCTAGATAAAAACCCTTCCAGTGTTTTTGACGGCAAGGCTGCTTTTCAGCGCGTTCAACGGTGGACAaggaaaataaatatttttgagaAGGACTACATATTCATTCCAGTTAACTACAA TCTACACTGGAGTTTAATAATCTTATGTCATCCTGGTGAAGTTGCCAACTTCAATG ATGAAAACATTAATGAAGCTTTAAAGGTTCCATGTATATTGCATATGGATTCTATCAGAGGAAGTCACGCAGGGTTGAAGGATCATTTTCAGAG TTATCTATTGGAAGAGTGGAAAGAAAGGCAAAAGGAGACTTCCGAGGATGTCTATTTAAAATTTTTAGATCTACGGTTTCTTTCACTTGAG CTGCCACAGCAAGAGAATTACTCCGATTGTGGTCTCTTCTTACTTCATTATGCTGAACTTTTTATTAATGAAGCACCTCAGAACTTCAGTCCATTTCGAATCAACAAGTTTGACCATTTT CTAAGGCCGAACTGGTTTATCCCTGCCGAAGCATCTCTTAAGCGTGTCTATATCCAGAGGTTGATACATGAACTTCTGAAAAGTCTCTCCCATGAATGTGCTTCACCTCCTAAAAACGATTTCTCACATTCACCAGCATTGCCAGTAAATAAAGAAAATGACGATGGCATAGAAATTATATCTGAGAAAGAAAGCCTAGATAAATCTTGGAAGGGAAGTTCTTTGTATTCGCAATCAGTTCAGGGAATGGACATGAGTGTGCTTGATATGCCAATATATAGGCCGTCTCATCGTGTCAATAGCTCAGGATTGGGTATGACAGAGCTCCTTGAGCAGCAGAGTCAACGTTATGATCGAGGAGCATCCCTTGGGCAGCTAGGATTTTCTACGTCAACCATCAGG GAGGAAGAAGGCAATGAGCATCTCATTCATTCCATTATGGGCCAAACTGGACATCAGCCAACTGACCAAGTGGGAGATTCTCATATGAATTGTTCATCTAGAGATTTTGATCAAACAATTTCTTGGAACTCGGATTCGTCGTATCAAGTGGAACCCGAGGATCTTTCATCATCCTCGGAATCTCATTCTTGTGACGATTCTTCAGACACTAGGATACTTGAATTTGCCAATGGAATACAAAGTATAGATCCATGTTCAAATGAGAATACGGATCTATCAAAGGAAAATATGAATAGTCCAGAAGGCTTTGCTTCTGCCTCCAGTGATATGATGGAGACCCCAGCCGAAGACTCTCAAGAATTAGCCGAGAAGTATGGAAGCCACGATCAGGACGACCCATCTCTCTCCAACCCAGAACATGAGGTTGAGGGTTCACAAGAACTCGTATCTATTTCACTTTCAGGTGTCGACGATAAGTTGGCAGTTGAGGATGGTAAAACTGAGGATGATGAAGTTGTTGCAGCTGCTGACGTAGATAATTTGGTAGTCGAGGACAGTGAAAGTGAGGATGATGAAATTCTTATGGGTGCTGACGCAGATAATTTGGCAGTCGAGCACAGTAAAAGTGAGGATGATGAAATTGTTACGGGTGCTGACAGGGTAGTTGAGGATTCTCCAGATAAGCCAAGACCTGCAAAAAGATTGCGGGTTTCACCATCACCTGACGAGGAAGACCGTGTATGA
- the LOC141604819 gene encoding uncharacterized protein LOC141604819 isoform X5 — translation MKQLMRNNNNNNRDDKDVFEFDEDEFPDGCDHWSKIRAKFSNPNSKNHDVSEPVIQIKEVLTVTLDDNDHYCTDDIPADALDSAHKAGLKESEDLYSMSDRVVKQSSGFIDCNAEQKVSPCCRQIRDSTPLELFPRNGHVCTMIPDSPCCDDPVYFGDSDENDVVQESPSSTPTSELEEDNVAAVGQAQCQSVGGLEMKKMSENTYCGGLTPFRPLRPSYSTAHNLNSTQQPPRDIPPAASTTPAPRQQPASTISHHTTAASSSTSSHQAATAEGNQQTDSSQQHQQRNEHVFLRKRMKKRLTTSLDTTPCEEDDVIPSPVIQPKQKRLTNLEKNQICQSMTLNFQGRKLKHGLINQLSTDYGVTRVTISRIWKMVRTQVKGGQVVNLNRKYKGSISRYKGSISKSKKYKGSISRYKGSISKYKGKGSISKYKGSISKYKGSISTRVIDSKKGVMETIIVRTDYVTYGDKYFPASLILFSKDSVKIKARTVEEESADSSSDWKIDDILKIETQWSSTTVAKVRILLLANNDVHVEIANGTSGNELVEFLASNWSEHQEQIMSLDVRYNALLSMGINMQNCNGDVVPYEDYEYSSDPYIPNFEEPFEEVVYPKGERDAVSVRKSDVDLLLPDVFINDTIIDFYITYLKNGIPHERRDNFHFFSCFFFRKLADLDKNPSSVFDGKAAFQRVQRWTRKINIFEKDYIFIPVNYNLHWSLIILCHPGEVANFNDENINEALKVPCILHMDSIRGSHAGLKDHFQSYLLEEWKERQKETSEDVYLKFLDLRFLSLELPQQENYSDCGLFLLHYAELFINEAPQNFSPFRINKFDHFLRPNWFIPAEASLKRVYIQRLIHELLKSLSHECASPPKNDFSHSPALPVNKENDDGIEIISEKESLDKSWKGSSLYSQSVQGMDMSVLDMPIYRPSHRVNSSGLGMTELLEQQSQRYDRGASLGQLGFSTSTIREEEGNEHLIHSIMGQTGHQPTDQVGDSHMNCSSRDFDQTISWNSDSSYQVEPEDLSSSSESHSCDDSSDTRILEFANGIQSIDPCSNENTDLSKENMNSPEGFASASSDMMETPAEDSQELAEKYGSHDQDDPSLSNPEHEVEGSQELVSISLSGVDDKLAVEDGKTEDDEVVAAADVDNLVVEDSESEDDEILMGADADNLAVEHSKSEDDEIVTGADRVVEDSPDKPRPAKRLRVSPSPDEEDRV, via the exons ATGAAGCAATTAAtgcgtaataataataataataatcgagaCGATAaagatgtgtttgagtttgatgAAGATGAATTTCCTGATGGTTGTGATCATTGGTCGAAAATCCGTGCTAAATTTTCAAACCCTAATTCCAAGAATCACG acGTATCTGAGCCTGTCATTCAGATCAAGGAAGTCCTAACGGTTACACTTGATGATAATGATCACTATTGCACAGATGATATCCCAGCTGATGCTCTAGATTCAGCACATAAAGCTGGCCTCAAAGAATCAGAGGATCTCTATTCAATGTCAGACAGGGTTGTAAAACAGAGTTCTGGATTTATTGACTGCAATGCCGAACAGAAAGTTTCACCCTGTTGTAGGCAAATTAGAGATTCCACTCCACTTGAACTTTTCCCTAGAAATGGTCACGTTTGCACTATGATCCCAGACTCTCCATGCTGT GACGACCCGGTTTATTTTGGAGATTCTGATGAAAATGATGTGGTTCAGGAGAGTCCCTCTTCCACTCCTACTTCTGAGCTGGAAGAGGATAATG TTGCAGCTGTTGGACAAGCTCAGTGCCAATCAGTTGGCGGTTTGGAAATG AAAAAAATGTCAGAAAATACATATTGTGGTGGTCTAACCCCATTTAGACCACTAAGACCATCCTACTCAACCGCACATAATCTAAACTCCACACAGCAGCCACCACGAGACATACCACCAGCAGCTTCTACCACACCAGCACCAAGACAGCAACCTGCATCCACCATCAGCCACCACACAACAGCCGCCAGCAGCAGCACAAGCAGCCATCAAGCAGCAACAGCAGAGGGCAACCAACAGACAGACAGCAGTCAACAACACCAACAAAGAAATGAACATGTATTTTTAAGAAAACGGATGAAAAAACGGCTTACCACTTCCTTGGATACAACGCCATGTGAGGAGGATGATGTTATTCCATCACCAGTCATTCAGCCTAAGCAAAAAAGGCTCACAAACTTGGAAAAAAATCAGATTTGTCAAAGTATGACGTTAAACTTCCAAGGTAGAAAACTCAAACATGGTTTAATTAATCAATTGAGTACTGATTATGGTGTCACAAGAGTCACCATTAGCAGAATTTGGAAAATGGTGCGCACACAAGTCAAAGGTGGTCAAGTGGTTAATCTTAACAGAAAGTACAAAGGCTCGATATCAAGATACAAAGGCTCGATATCAAAGTCTAA AAAGTACAAAGGCTCGATATCAAGATACAAAGGCTCGATATCAAAGTACAAAGGAAAAGGCTCGATATCAAAGTACAAAGGCTCGATATCGAAGTACAAAGGCTCGATATCAACACGAGTCATCGACTCGAAAAAG GGTGTAATGGAAACTATAATTGTTCGCACCGATTATGTTACATACGGTGACAAATATTTTCCAGCATCCCTGATATTGTTCTCAAAAGATTCAGTAAAAATTAAGGCACGGACAGTGGAAGAGGAGTCAGCAGATTCTAGCTCTGACTGGAAAATTGATGATATTCTTAAAATCGAGACTCAGTGGAGTAGCACG ACTGTCGCAAAAGTGAGGATCCTACTGTTGGCAAATAACGATGTGCATGTAGAAATTGCAAATGGAACCTCAG GTAATGAATTGGTGGAATTTTTGGCTTCCAATTGGTCTGAGCATCAAGAGCAGATTATGTCATTGGATGTGAGATATAATGCTCTTTTGAGCATGGGGATTAA CATGCAAAATTGCAATGGAGATGTAGTTCCATATGAGGATTATGAGTATTCTTCTGATCCTTACATTCCCAA TTTCGAGGAGCCTTTCGAAGAAGTTGTCTATCCGAAAGGTGAAAGGGATGCTGTGTCTGTCAGAAAGAGTGATGTTGATCTATTGCTGCCCGACGTCTTCATTAATGATACAATTATTGACTTCTACATCAC GTACTTAAAGAATGGAATTCCTCATGAACGACGggataattttcatttttttagttGCTTCTTCTTCCGAAAGCTGGCCGATCTAGATAAAAACCCTTCCAGTGTTTTTGACGGCAAGGCTGCTTTTCAGCGCGTTCAACGGTGGACAaggaaaataaatatttttgagaAGGACTACATATTCATTCCAGTTAACTACAA TCTACACTGGAGTTTAATAATCTTATGTCATCCTGGTGAAGTTGCCAACTTCAATG ATGAAAACATTAATGAAGCTTTAAAGGTTCCATGTATATTGCATATGGATTCTATCAGAGGAAGTCACGCAGGGTTGAAGGATCATTTTCAGAG TTATCTATTGGAAGAGTGGAAAGAAAGGCAAAAGGAGACTTCCGAGGATGTCTATTTAAAATTTTTAGATCTACGGTTTCTTTCACTTGAG CTGCCACAGCAAGAGAATTACTCCGATTGTGGTCTCTTCTTACTTCATTATGCTGAACTTTTTATTAATGAAGCACCTCAGAACTTCAGTCCATTTCGAATCAACAAGTTTGACCATTTT CTAAGGCCGAACTGGTTTATCCCTGCCGAAGCATCTCTTAAGCGTGTCTATATCCAGAGGTTGATACATGAACTTCTGAAAAGTCTCTCCCATGAATGTGCTTCACCTCCTAAAAACGATTTCTCACATTCACCAGCATTGCCAGTAAATAAAGAAAATGACGATGGCATAGAAATTATATCTGAGAAAGAAAGCCTAGATAAATCTTGGAAGGGAAGTTCTTTGTATTCGCAATCAGTTCAGGGAATGGACATGAGTGTGCTTGATATGCCAATATATAGGCCGTCTCATCGTGTCAATAGCTCAGGATTGGGTATGACAGAGCTCCTTGAGCAGCAGAGTCAACGTTATGATCGAGGAGCATCCCTTGGGCAGCTAGGATTTTCTACGTCAACCATCAGG GAGGAAGAAGGCAATGAGCATCTCATTCATTCCATTATGGGCCAAACTGGACATCAGCCAACTGACCAAGTGGGAGATTCTCATATGAATTGTTCATCTAGAGATTTTGATCAAACAATTTCTTGGAACTCGGATTCGTCGTATCAAGTGGAACCCGAGGATCTTTCATCATCCTCGGAATCTCATTCTTGTGACGATTCTTCAGACACTAGGATACTTGAATTTGCCAATGGAATACAAAGTATAGATCCATGTTCAAATGAGAATACGGATCTATCAAAGGAAAATATGAATAGTCCAGAAGGCTTTGCTTCTGCCTCCAGTGATATGATGGAGACCCCAGCCGAAGACTCTCAAGAATTAGCCGAGAAGTATGGAAGCCACGATCAGGACGACCCATCTCTCTCCAACCCAGAACATGAGGTTGAGGGTTCACAAGAACTCGTATCTATTTCACTTTCAGGTGTCGACGATAAGTTGGCAGTTGAGGATGGTAAAACTGAGGATGATGAAGTTGTTGCAGCTGCTGACGTAGATAATTTGGTAGTCGAGGACAGTGAAAGTGAGGATGATGAAATTCTTATGGGTGCTGACGCAGATAATTTGGCAGTCGAGCACAGTAAAAGTGAGGATGATGAAATTGTTACGGGTGCTGACAGGGTAGTTGAGGATTCTCCAGATAAGCCAAGACCTGCAAAAAGATTGCGGGTTTCACCATCACCTGACGAGGAAGACCGTGTATGA